In Streptomyces sp. 840.1, one DNA window encodes the following:
- the nusG gene encoding transcription termination/antitermination protein NusG, protein MSDPNLNDAVEPTAGAFESAEDELDIVEAADAVEPDQAEAADAAAGEPAEQAAVHSEPVDEAAAADADEAEAESADDETAEAEAAADDEDADAEEATDEADEEEAEPAEPVDTVTALREELRTLPGEWYVIHTYAGYEKRVKANLEQRAVSLNVEEFIYQAEVPEEEIVQIKNGERKNVRQNKLPGYVLVRMDLTNESWGVVRNTPGVTGFVGNAYDPYPLTLDEIVKMLAPEAEEKAAREAAEAEGKPAPSRKVEVQVLDFEVGDSVTVTDGPFATLQATINEINADSKKVKGLVEIFGRETPVELSFDQIQKN, encoded by the coding sequence GTGTCTGACCCGAACCTGAACGACGCCGTCGAGCCGACGGCGGGCGCCTTCGAGTCCGCCGAGGACGAGCTCGACATCGTCGAGGCGGCGGACGCTGTGGAGCCGGACCAGGCTGAAGCTGCCGACGCCGCCGCGGGCGAGCCCGCCGAGCAGGCCGCAGTGCACTCCGAGCCCGTCGACGAGGCCGCAGCGGCCGACGCCGATGAGGCCGAGGCCGAGAGCGCCGACGACGAGACCGCGGAGGCCGAGGCCGCCGCGGACGACGAGGACGCCGACGCCGAGGAAGCCACCGACGAGGCCGACGAGGAAGAGGCCGAGCCGGCCGAGCCCGTCGACACCGTCACGGCCCTGCGCGAGGAACTGCGCACTCTGCCGGGTGAGTGGTACGTCATCCACACGTACGCCGGTTACGAGAAGCGCGTGAAGGCCAACCTGGAGCAGCGCGCCGTCTCGCTGAACGTGGAGGAGTTCATCTATCAGGCCGAGGTGCCTGAGGAGGAAATCGTCCAGATCAAGAACGGCGAGCGCAAGAACGTCCGGCAGAACAAGCTCCCGGGTTACGTCCTGGTGCGCATGGACCTGACGAACGAGTCCTGGGGCGTCGTCCGCAACACTCCCGGTGTCACCGGCTTCGTGGGCAACGCCTACGACCCGTACCCGCTGACCCTGGACGAGATCGTCAAGATGCTCGCGCCGGAGGCCGAGGAGAAGGCCGCCCGTGAGGCCGCCGAGGCCGAGGGCAAGCCCGCTCCGTCCCGCAAGGTCGAGGTCCAGGTGCTGGACTTCGAGGTGGGCGACTCCGTCACCGTCACCGACGGCCCGTTCGCGACGCTTCAGGCGACGATCAACGAGATCAACGCCGACTCGAAGAAGGTCAAGGGTCTCGTCGAGATCTTCGGCCGCGAGACGCCGGTCGAGCTCAGCTTCGACCAGATCCAGAAGAACTAG
- a CDS encoding adenosine deaminase: MERDVRLLPKAHLHLHFTGSMRPTTLLELADKYGVRLPEALTGGEPPQLRATDERGWFRFQRLYDIARSCLRSPEDIQRLVREAAQEDVADGSGWLEIQVDPTSYAPLLGGLIPAIEIILDAVDSASRATGLPIRVVIAANRMKHPLDARTLARLAVRYADRGVVGFGLSNDERRGMARDFDRAFAIAREGGLLAAPHGGELSGPSSVRDCLDDLDASRVGHGVRAAEDPRLLRRLAERGVTCEVCPASNVALGVYEKPSDVPLRTLFEAGVPMALGADDPLLFGSRLAAQYDLVRRHHAFTDEELAELARQSVRGSAAPEPVRAELLAGVDDWLAQPVG, from the coding sequence ATGGAGCGTGACGTACGGCTGTTGCCCAAGGCCCACCTGCACTTGCATTTCACCGGGTCGATGCGGCCCACGACGCTGCTCGAACTGGCCGACAAGTACGGCGTGAGACTGCCGGAAGCGCTGACCGGGGGCGAGCCTCCCCAGCTGCGCGCGACGGACGAGCGCGGCTGGTTCCGCTTCCAGCGGCTCTACGACATCGCCAGGTCCTGCCTGCGCTCGCCCGAGGACATCCAGCGGCTGGTGCGCGAGGCCGCCCAGGAGGACGTCGCGGACGGGTCCGGCTGGCTGGAGATCCAGGTCGACCCCACCTCGTACGCGCCCCTGCTCGGGGGGCTCATTCCGGCGATCGAGATCATCCTGGACGCGGTGGACAGCGCGTCCAGGGCGACCGGGCTGCCGATCCGGGTGGTCATCGCGGCCAACCGGATGAAGCACCCGTTGGACGCCAGGACGCTGGCCCGGCTCGCGGTGCGCTACGCCGACCGGGGCGTCGTCGGATTCGGGCTCTCCAACGACGAGCGGCGCGGCATGGCCCGCGACTTCGACCGGGCCTTCGCCATCGCCAGGGAGGGCGGCCTGCTGGCGGCCCCGCACGGCGGTGAGCTGTCGGGCCCCTCCAGCGTCCGCGACTGCCTGGACGATCTCGACGCCTCCCGAGTCGGGCACGGGGTACGGGCCGCCGAGGACCCCCGGCTGCTGCGCAGGCTGGCGGAGCGCGGGGTGACCTGCGAGGTGTGCCCCGCCTCGAACGTGGCGCTCGGCGTCTACGAGAAGCCCTCCGACGTACCCCTGCGCACCCTGTTCGAGGCCGGGGTGCCGATGGCGCTCGGCGCGGACGACCCGCTGCTCTTCGGCTCCCGGCTGGCCGCGCAGTACGACCTCGTACGCCGCCATCACGCCTTCACCGACGAGGAGCTGGCCGAGCTGGCACGTCAGTCGGTACGGGGTTCGGCGGCGCCGGAGCCGGTACGGGCCGAGCTGCTGGCGGGCGTGGACGACTGGCTGGCGCAGCCGGTGGGCTGA
- the secE gene encoding preprotein translocase subunit SecE has protein sequence MTDAVGSIDMPDAEDEVPESKKKTRKGGKRGKKGPLGRLALFYRQIVAELRKVVWPTRNQLTTYTSVVIVFVVVMIGLVTVIDFGFQRVIKYVFG, from the coding sequence GTGACGGACGCCGTGGGCTCCATCGACATGCCTGATGCCGAGGATGAAGTCCCCGAGTCGAAGAAGAAGACCCGGAAGGGCGGCAAGCGCGGCAAGAAGGGCCCTCTGGGCCGTCTCGCGCTCTTCTACCGCCAGATCGTCGCCGAGCTCCGCAAGGTTGTCTGGCCGACTCGCAACCAGCTGACGACATACACCTCCGTGGTGATCGTGTTCGTCGTCGTCATGATCGGTCTCGTTACCGTGATTGACTTCGGGTTCCAGCGGGTCATCAAGTACGTCTTCGGCTGA
- a CDS encoding TetR/AcrR family transcriptional regulator, with protein MEQKPARARIIDAAHRLMLTIGLARATTKEIAKAAGCSEAALYKHFPSKEELFVVVLKERLPKVDGILKRLIAEPGDGERTVEQNLTEIAREAALFYEQSFPIAASLYAEPRLMNRHNAVMRELGTGPHVPIRGVDAYLRAEQSAGRVRADADTYAAASLLVGACAQRAFAYVALEDGRPPQSLDEFAASMARALLRGIGQ; from the coding sequence ATGGAGCAGAAGCCGGCCCGCGCCCGCATCATCGACGCCGCTCACCGGCTGATGCTCACCATCGGCCTGGCCCGCGCCACCACCAAGGAGATCGCCAAGGCCGCCGGCTGCTCGGAGGCCGCGCTCTACAAGCACTTCCCGAGCAAGGAAGAGCTGTTCGTGGTGGTCCTGAAGGAGCGGCTGCCCAAGGTCGACGGCATCCTGAAGCGGCTCATCGCGGAACCGGGGGACGGGGAGCGGACGGTCGAGCAGAACCTCACCGAGATCGCCCGTGAGGCCGCGCTCTTCTACGAGCAGAGCTTCCCGATAGCGGCGTCCCTGTACGCCGAGCCGAGGCTCATGAACCGTCACAACGCGGTGATGCGGGAGCTGGGTACCGGCCCCCACGTGCCGATCCGGGGCGTGGACGCCTATCTGCGCGCCGAACAGTCCGCCGGCCGGGTACGGGCCGACGCCGACACCTACGCGGCCGCGTCCCTGCTGGTGGGGGCCTGTGCGCAGCGGGCCTTCGCCTACGTGGCCCTGGAGGACGGGCGGCCGCCGCAGTCCCTCGACGAGTTCGCCGCGTCAATGGCCCGCGCCCTGCTGCGGGGGATCGGGCAGTAG
- a CDS encoding pyridoxal phosphate-dependent aminotransferase, translating to MSAATPPSERRVSARIGAISESATLAVDAKAKALKAAGRPVIGFGAGEPDFPTPGYIVDAAVEACRNPKYHRYTPAGGLPELKAAIAEKTLRDSGYQVDASQILVTNGGKQAIYEAFAAILDPGDEVIVPAPYWTTYPESIRLAGGVPVEVVADETTGYRVSVEQLEAARTERTKVVLFVSPSNPTGAVYSEADAEAIGHWAVEHGLWVLTDEIYEHLVYGDAKFTSLPAIVPELRDKCIVVNGVAKTYAMTGWRVGWIVGPKDVVKAATNLQSHATSNVSNVAQIAALAAVSGDLDAVAEMRTAFDRRRHTIVRMLNEIDGVLCPEPEGAFYAYPSVKELLGKEIRGRRPATSVELAALILDEAEVAVVPGEAFGTPGYLRLSYALGDEDLVEGISRLQKLLGEAKA from the coding sequence ATGAGCGCTGCTACTCCTCCCTCCGAGCGCCGGGTCTCCGCCCGCATCGGTGCCATCTCCGAGTCCGCCACCCTCGCCGTCGACGCCAAGGCCAAGGCCCTCAAGGCCGCCGGCCGTCCGGTGATCGGCTTCGGTGCCGGTGAGCCCGACTTCCCGACCCCCGGCTACATCGTCGACGCCGCGGTCGAAGCCTGCCGCAACCCGAAGTACCACCGCTACACCCCGGCCGGCGGGCTCCCCGAGCTCAAGGCCGCCATCGCGGAGAAGACGCTGCGCGACTCCGGCTACCAGGTCGACGCGTCCCAGATCCTGGTGACCAACGGCGGCAAGCAGGCCATCTACGAGGCCTTCGCCGCGATCCTCGACCCGGGCGACGAGGTCATCGTCCCGGCTCCGTACTGGACCACCTACCCCGAGTCGATCCGCCTCGCGGGCGGCGTGCCGGTGGAGGTCGTCGCCGACGAGACCACCGGTTACCGGGTCTCCGTCGAGCAGCTGGAGGCGGCCCGTACCGAGCGCACGAAGGTCGTGCTGTTCGTGTCGCCGTCGAACCCGACGGGTGCCGTCTACAGCGAGGCCGACGCCGAGGCGATCGGCCACTGGGCCGTCGAGCACGGCCTGTGGGTGCTGACCGACGAGATCTACGAGCACCTCGTCTACGGCGACGCGAAGTTCACCTCGCTGCCCGCGATCGTGCCCGAGCTGCGCGACAAGTGCATCGTGGTCAACGGCGTCGCCAAGACCTACGCCATGACCGGCTGGCGGGTGGGCTGGATCGTCGGCCCCAAGGACGTCGTGAAGGCCGCGACCAACCTGCAGTCGCACGCCACGTCCAACGTCTCCAACGTGGCCCAGATCGCCGCGCTGGCCGCCGTCTCCGGAGACCTGGACGCGGTCGCCGAGATGCGCACCGCCTTCGACCGGCGCCGGCACACCATCGTGCGGATGCTCAACGAGATCGACGGCGTGCTGTGCCCGGAGCCCGAGGGCGCGTTCTACGCGTACCCCTCGGTGAAGGAACTGCTCGGCAAGGAGATCCGCGGCAGGCGTCCGGCCACCTCGGTGGAGCTTGCGGCCCTGATCCTGGACGAGGCCGAGGTCGCGGTCGTACCGGGCGAGGCCTTCGGCACCCCGGGTTACCTGCGGCTTTCCTACGCGCTGGGCGACGAGGACCTCGTCGAGGGCATCTCGCGCCTCCAGAAGCTGCTGGGCGAGGCCAAGGCCTGA
- a CDS encoding NAD(P)-dependent oxidoreductase, translating into MRLTVFGATGGIGQEIVRQGVAAGHEVTAVVRDPARLPVPLSDVTVRTVARFDDPEALREAVAGQDAVLSGLGAPGRKADGVAERLTRAVLAAMEAESTRRLLVVSAAPVAPHPADDPLLDRMMLSAIGAILKEVYADLTAMEAALAASATDWTSVRPPKLTNGPLTGTYRTVYGSNPRSGRSISRSDVAHAMLALIDDPAALKQGVGVAY; encoded by the coding sequence ATGCGACTCACGGTGTTCGGCGCGACAGGCGGTATCGGCCAGGAGATCGTCCGCCAGGGGGTGGCGGCAGGACACGAGGTGACGGCGGTGGTGCGGGACCCCGCGCGCCTGCCGGTCCCGCTCTCCGACGTGACGGTCCGCACGGTGGCCCGGTTCGACGACCCGGAGGCGCTGCGCGAGGCGGTCGCGGGCCAGGACGCGGTGCTCTCCGGCCTGGGCGCACCCGGCCGGAAGGCGGACGGGGTGGCGGAGCGGCTGACCCGCGCGGTGCTGGCGGCGATGGAGGCCGAGAGCACCCGGCGGCTGCTCGTGGTGAGCGCGGCCCCGGTCGCGCCGCACCCGGCGGACGACCCGCTGCTCGACCGGATGATGCTCTCCGCGATCGGCGCGATCCTCAAGGAGGTCTACGCGGACCTCACGGCGATGGAGGCAGCGCTCGCGGCGTCCGCGACGGACTGGACGTCGGTGCGGCCCCCGAAGCTCACCAACGGGCCGCTGACGGGGACGTACCGGACGGTCTACGGCAGCAACCCGCGCAGCGGCCGGTCCATCTCCCGGTCCGACGTGGCGCACGCGATGCTGGCGCTGATCGACGACCCGGCGGCGCTGAAGCAGGGCGTGGGCGTGGCGTACTGA